One stretch of Arachis hypogaea cultivar Tifrunner chromosome 20, arahy.Tifrunner.gnm2.J5K5, whole genome shotgun sequence DNA includes these proteins:
- the LOC112782644 gene encoding glycosyl hydrolase 5 family protein-like — MMGKISNVVLVLVYYSILTPSRSNGYPLSTQNRWIIDESTKQRSKLVCGNWAGHLEPMLPEGLNKKPLKDLVSQLVNQRFNCVRLTYAIYMWTRYENNVVEDTLRDLRIHKEVVKGISKSNPSLLKMTHIQVFDSLVKELGDQNVMVLLDNHVSKAKWCCNDDDGNGFFYDKYFDPLEWMQGLSLVGKHYAGNSVVCKKFIYFFSLFLFGLITLLVPLVS; from the coding sequence atgatGGGTAAAATTTCAAATGtagttcttgttcttgtttattaCTCTATTCTAACACCATCACGTTCTAATGGTTATCCTCTTTCAACACAAAATAGATGGATCATTGATGAATCCACAAAGCAACGGTCCAAACTAGTTTGTGGAAATTGGGCAGGGCACCTTGAACCAATGTTACCagaaggacttaacaagaagccATTAAAGGATCTTGTTTCTCAAttggttaatcaaagattcaattgtGTTCGCCTCACCTATGCAATTTACATGTGGACACGTTATGAGAATAATGTTGTTGAAGACACATTGAGAGATTTAAGAATACATAAAGAGGTTGTTAAAgggatttcaaaatcaaatccttctTTGTTGAAGATGACTCACATACAAGTCTTTGATTCATTGGTTAAGGAACTTGGAGATCAAAATGTGATGGTGTTGCTTGATAATCATGTTAGCAAGGCAAAATGGTgttgcaatgatgatgatggaaaTGGGTTCttttatgataaatattttgATCCTTTGGAATGGATGCAAGGCCTTAGTTTAGTAGGCAAACACTATGCTGGAAATTCTGTTGTATGTAAGAAATTCATATACTTTTTTTCTCTGTTTCtatttggtttaattactctattggtccctttagtttcgtga